A portion of the Algisphaera agarilytica genome contains these proteins:
- a CDS encoding FHA domain-containing protein → MNQHLLEITITAGPSAGQRVRVNHSPATFGRGMDNALVIDLQTVSRVHGEIRYEDDRWVVANLSKNGTRLNRRVIGRKPRPLSDNDQIVVGNQPVMTVALREGEGDGPTVAAAETKDVGTANAAPPRPGMSPRTKLWLAILGFWVTVFGVAFFVSSGADSGATRTGPSVPMLTDQEIAKAIRAPLPKQEASPRTAANHFDEAEAFYGMINADPQNAFRALFAYKTALSFAYSDDFIDDRDDWGGKPVADLAVAQKNYIELEAQLIDDVQRLYKDAHGKLMDRRHGEAKLAFEKVFKLYNDPQNPIYKNALKQRDLARQRQDAKK, encoded by the coding sequence TTGAATCAGCATCTGCTCGAAATCACGATCACCGCCGGCCCGAGCGCGGGCCAACGCGTGCGGGTCAACCACTCCCCCGCCACGTTCGGCCGGGGCATGGACAACGCGCTGGTCATCGACCTGCAGACCGTCTCGCGCGTCCACGGCGAAATCCGATACGAGGACGATCGCTGGGTCGTGGCCAACCTCTCGAAGAACGGCACCAGGCTCAACCGCCGGGTCATCGGCCGTAAGCCCCGCCCGCTGAGCGACAACGACCAGATCGTCGTGGGCAATCAGCCGGTGATGACCGTGGCGCTGCGTGAGGGCGAGGGCGACGGGCCGACCGTAGCCGCCGCCGAAACCAAAGACGTGGGCACGGCCAACGCCGCGCCGCCCCGCCCGGGCATGAGCCCGCGGACCAAGCTCTGGCTGGCGATCCTGGGGTTCTGGGTGACTGTATTCGGCGTGGCGTTTTTTGTTTCGAGCGGGGCCGACAGCGGCGCGACCCGGACCGGGCCGAGCGTGCCCATGCTGACCGATCAGGAGATCGCCAAGGCCATCCGTGCCCCTCTGCCCAAGCAGGAGGCCTCGCCCCGCACCGCGGCGAATCACTTCGACGAGGCCGAGGCGTTCTACGGCATGATCAACGCCGACCCGCAAAACGCCTTCCGCGCCCTGTTCGCCTACAAGACCGCCCTGTCCTTCGCCTACAGCGACGACTTCATCGACGACCGCGACGACTGGGGCGGCAAACCCGTGGCCGACCTCGCCGTCGCCCAGAAGAACTACATCGAACTCGAAGCCCAGCTCATCGACGACGTCCAGCGTCTCTACAAAGACGCCCACGGCAAGCTGATGGACCGACGCCACGGTGAGGCTAAACTAGCTTTTGAGAAAGTCTTCAAACTCTACAACGACCCGCAGAACCCGATCTACAAAAACGCGCTCAAGCAGCGCGACCTCGCCCGGCAACGCCAGGACGCCAAAAAATAA
- the trpB gene encoding tryptophan synthase subunit beta, with protein MNQSATESALPAAPSVPDELGHYGPFGGSFIPETLHKAVAELGEVYEVAKDDPEFQKQMAELNRDYIGRATPLQFAPRLTEHAGGAQIWIKREDLAHTGAHKINNAIGQCLLTIRMGKKRIIAETGAGQHGVATATAAAKFGLDCEVFMGTEDMRRQRPNVLRMQLMGAKVTGVESGSKTLKDATNAAMRDWMATSETTHYTIGSVVGPHPFPMIVRDFQSVIGKETYEQSLAQLGRLPDCITACVGGGSNAAGMFHPFAVREEAKDVRLVGVEPGGVGTEFGKHAASLSQGSPGVLHGSLSYVLQDDDGQTAPVHSVSAGLDYPGVGPEHAYWKDSGRVSYASVTDTEALDAFQLMSKLEGILPALECSHAMAHTLKLAAEMPKDEIIVMNLSGRGDKDLDEVVRVLKL; from the coding sequence ATGAACCAGTCCGCCACCGAATCCGCTCTCCCCGCCGCCCCGTCGGTCCCCGACGAGTTGGGCCACTACGGCCCGTTCGGCGGCAGCTTCATCCCCGAGACGCTCCACAAAGCCGTCGCCGAGCTCGGCGAGGTTTACGAGGTCGCCAAGGACGACCCCGAGTTCCAGAAGCAGATGGCCGAACTCAACCGCGACTACATCGGCCGGGCCACGCCGCTGCAGTTCGCCCCCCGCCTCACCGAGCACGCAGGCGGCGCTCAGATCTGGATCAAACGCGAAGACCTCGCCCACACCGGCGCCCACAAGATCAACAACGCCATCGGCCAATGCCTGCTCACCATCCGTATGGGCAAGAAGCGCATCATCGCCGAGACCGGCGCTGGCCAACACGGCGTCGCCACCGCCACCGCCGCCGCGAAGTTTGGCCTCGACTGCGAAGTCTTCATGGGCACCGAAGACATGCGCCGCCAACGCCCCAACGTCCTGCGCATGCAGCTCATGGGCGCGAAAGTAACCGGCGTCGAGTCCGGCAGCAAAACCCTGAAAGACGCCACCAACGCCGCCATGCGCGACTGGATGGCCACCAGCGAAACCACCCACTACACCATCGGCAGCGTCGTCGGCCCCCACCCCTTCCCCATGATCGTCCGCGACTTCCAGTCGGTCATCGGTAAGGAAACCTACGAGCAGAGCCTCGCCCAGCTCGGCAGACTTCCCGACTGCATCACCGCGTGCGTCGGCGGCGGGTCCAACGCTGCGGGCATGTTCCACCCCTTCGCCGTGCGTGAAGAAGCCAAGGACGTCCGCCTCGTCGGCGTCGAGCCCGGCGGCGTCGGCACGGAGTTCGGCAAACACGCCGCGTCCCTCTCCCAGGGCAGCCCCGGCGTACTCCACGGCTCGCTCTCCTACGTCCTCCAGGACGACGACGGCCAAACCGCCCCCGTCCACTCCGTCTCCGCCGGCCTGGACTACCCCGGCGTCGGCCCCGAACACGCCTACTGGAAAGACTCCGGCCGCGTGTCCTACGCCAGCGTCACCGACACCGAAGCGCTCGACGCCTTCCAGCTCATGTCCAAGCTCGAAGGCATCCTCCCCGCCCTCGAGTGCAGCCACGCCATGGCCCACACCCTCAAGCTCGCCGCCGAGATGCCCAAGGACGAAATCATCGTCATGAACCTGAGTGGCCGCGGCGACAAAGACCTCGACGAAGTCGTCCGCGTCCTCAAGTTGTAA
- a CDS encoding prepilin peptidase, with protein MPIEVFALILLTIWGACVGSFLNVVIYRVPAGLSVISPPSRCPGCEKKLAIYDNVPVLGWLWLRGKCRYCKMKISIQYPLVEAVTGLLFFGLTYAYYFTDLREVFAVPGVVDTWPVLAVHLVLLSCMIAATMIDAKLYIIPLGITWLITGVAVGGLPIVVAAGWVPEDLLVVGDSYEMLIPVTDQVGLAIGGTVGLIVAIVLLRLKKLPLSFAEEIPLPESADPDDPNLILVHPHPRREIGKEMLFLIFPIVGAAIGFFVGEALAAAGRTAPPELIDESISPLWQVIGGVQLGYLAGGGIVWATRVLGTLGFGKEAMGLGDVHLMAAVGAVIGWRDTTLAFFIAPFFGIVAAVVMAGVAALVKGKVRVIPYGPYLCGATVVVMVWRTPILDAIFP; from the coding sequence ATGCCCATCGAAGTCTTTGCCCTCATCCTGTTGACCATTTGGGGCGCCTGTGTGGGCAGTTTTCTGAACGTGGTGATCTACCGCGTGCCGGCGGGGCTGAGCGTGATCTCGCCGCCGTCGCGTTGCCCGGGGTGTGAGAAGAAGCTGGCGATCTACGACAACGTGCCCGTGCTGGGTTGGCTGTGGCTGCGGGGCAAGTGCCGGTATTGCAAGATGAAGATCAGCATCCAGTACCCGCTGGTCGAAGCGGTGACGGGGTTGTTGTTCTTCGGGCTGACGTATGCGTACTACTTCACGGATTTGCGTGAGGTGTTTGCGGTGCCGGGCGTGGTGGACACGTGGCCGGTGCTGGCGGTGCATTTGGTGCTGCTGTCGTGCATGATCGCGGCGACGATGATTGATGCGAAGCTGTACATCATCCCGCTGGGGATCACCTGGCTCATCACCGGCGTCGCGGTGGGCGGGTTGCCGATTGTGGTGGCGGCGGGTTGGGTGCCGGAAGATTTGCTGGTTGTGGGCGATTCGTACGAGATGTTGATCCCGGTGACGGATCAAGTCGGCCTGGCGATCGGCGGCACGGTGGGGCTGATCGTGGCGATCGTGTTGCTGCGGCTGAAAAAGCTGCCGCTGAGTTTCGCGGAGGAAATCCCGCTGCCCGAGAGCGCGGACCCGGACGACCCGAATCTGATTTTGGTGCACCCGCACCCGCGGCGTGAGATCGGCAAGGAGATGTTGTTTTTGATCTTCCCGATCGTGGGCGCGGCGATAGGATTTTTTGTTGGCGAAGCGTTGGCTGCCGCTGGACGGACGGCACCGCCCGAACTGATCGATGAATCCATAAGTCCGTTATGGCAGGTCATCGGCGGGGTGCAGCTGGGTTACCTCGCGGGCGGCGGCATCGTCTGGGCGACCCGGGTGCTCGGCACGCTGGGCTTCGGCAAGGAAGCGATGGGCTTGGGTGATGTGCACCTGATGGCGGCGGTCGGCGCGGTGATCGGTTGGCGGGACACGACGCTGGCGTTTTTCATTGCGCCGTTCTTCGGCATCGTTGCGGCGGTCGTGATGGCGGGGGTGGCGGCGCTGGTTAAAGGCAAAGTGCGCGTGATCCCTTACGGGCCGTACCTGTGTGGCGCGACGGTTGTGGTGATGGTTTGGCGGACACCGATTTTGGACGCGATTTTTCCGTAA
- the xseB gene encoding exodeoxyribonuclease VII small subunit — protein sequence MTKKAPSFEQAIDQLEELIEQIESGEIGLEDALKRYEDGTKLIQRCRSILDSAEKKIGELTADGEAEGDSDAE from the coding sequence ATGACCAAGAAGGCCCCGAGTTTTGAGCAAGCCATCGACCAACTCGAAGAGCTCATCGAGCAGATCGAGTCCGGCGAGATCGGCCTGGAAGACGCGCTGAAGCGCTACGAAGACGGAACCAAGCTCATCCAACGCTGCCGATCGATCCTCGACTCGGCGGAGAAGAAGATCGGGGAACTGACCGCGGATGGCGAGGCTGAAGGCGATTCAGACGCCGAATGA
- a CDS encoding PEP-CTERM sorting domain-containing protein: MPSLGGQASAQDVYLEKDGLLVLEAEAADVPSNHWQVESAVAGASGGTYLRAKTNSFGTPGMGIIDYHFETTTTGTFQFNYRTRIGQGSSSTDHNDTWVRLVDDNSNPVVPVVNNNDIRTGQWMKAYRNGDITQWISQASNLDNVGRSISWSLEEGMRYSLQISSRSAGHLVDRLYLWDKSQYNFADKDRGFGANENALNAFGNSQLVPEPGTAVLTLGVVGAVLLGRRRFGTSA; this comes from the coding sequence ATGCCATCCCTCGGTGGTCAGGCTTCGGCCCAGGATGTTTACCTTGAAAAAGACGGGCTACTAGTGCTCGAGGCCGAAGCCGCCGACGTTCCCAGCAACCACTGGCAAGTCGAGAGTGCCGTTGCGGGCGCTTCGGGCGGGACCTACCTGCGGGCCAAGACCAATTCATTCGGAACCCCGGGTATGGGCATCATCGATTACCACTTCGAAACCACCACCACCGGCACCTTCCAATTCAACTACCGCACCCGCATCGGCCAGGGCAGCAGCAGCACCGATCACAACGATACCTGGGTCCGCCTGGTGGATGACAACAGCAACCCGGTGGTGCCCGTGGTGAACAACAACGACATCCGCACGGGGCAGTGGATGAAGGCGTACCGCAATGGCGATATTACTCAGTGGATATCCCAAGCCTCGAATCTCGACAACGTCGGCCGATCGATTTCGTGGTCGCTGGAAGAAGGGATGCGCTACTCGCTACAGATCTCAAGTCGATCGGCCGGGCACCTGGTCGATCGACTTTATCTATGGGATAAGTCGCAATACAACTTCGCCGACAAGGATCGCGGCTTCGGAGCCAACGAGAACGCCCTGAATGCTTTTGGCAATTCCCAGCTGGTCCCCGAGCCGGGCACCGCGGTGCTCACGCTTGGCGTGGTAGGTGCCGTACTGTTGGGCCGCCGAAGATTCGGGACATCGGCTTAA
- the xseA gene encoding exodeoxyribonuclease VII large subunit, whose protein sequence is MSSLYSDRNEPDESADRPWSVGELAGQIKAALTDNLPRRVRVVGEVSNLSDRNHWFFSLKDQDASIRSVMFASAARKVGFPVRDGLEVVATGRIDFYDAQGSVQLYVDKLEPVGEGARELALRAMIQELRGLGYFDLEHKKPLPAVPRKIAVVTSRSAAALQDVINTAQQRWAGCELVLVDVRVQGDEAAPQIAAALEDLSQNGTKQGIDAIILTRGGGSIEDLWAFNERIVADAVYDCSLPIIAAIGHETDTTVAELVADLRCATPTQAAMTLVPDRAVLEQQVDQLARRMSLALQRRAEVARHRLDAAARHPLFSQPQRFVDDARQRVDRLGEQLAASLPRRVGDERKRLDAMARTLDAVSPTNVLKRGYSYTLVGGKLLRNADDAAAGSELTTVLADGKVVSTVNGETPAPKPRKPRTPRKAKPLKGEDGEPTLFA, encoded by the coding sequence ATGTCCAGTTTGTATTCAGATCGCAACGAACCCGATGAATCCGCCGACCGCCCGTGGTCCGTCGGGGAGTTGGCGGGGCAGATCAAGGCGGCGCTCACCGATAACCTCCCCCGGCGGGTCCGCGTCGTCGGCGAGGTGTCGAACCTCTCGGACCGCAACCACTGGTTCTTCAGCCTCAAGGATCAGGACGCCTCCATCCGCAGCGTCATGTTCGCCTCGGCGGCCCGCAAGGTCGGCTTCCCGGTCCGCGACGGCCTCGAAGTCGTCGCCACCGGCCGGATCGATTTCTACGACGCCCAGGGCAGCGTCCAGCTCTACGTCGACAAGCTCGAACCCGTCGGCGAGGGGGCCCGCGAACTCGCGCTCCGAGCGATGATCCAGGAGCTGCGTGGCCTGGGGTATTTCGACCTCGAACACAAGAAGCCGCTGCCGGCCGTGCCGCGCAAGATCGCGGTGGTCACCTCGCGCTCGGCCGCAGCCCTGCAGGACGTGATCAACACCGCTCAGCAGCGTTGGGCGGGCTGCGAACTCGTGCTCGTTGACGTTCGGGTGCAGGGTGATGAGGCGGCCCCGCAGATCGCCGCCGCGCTCGAAGACCTGTCGCAGAACGGGACCAAGCAAGGCATCGACGCGATCATCCTCACCCGCGGCGGCGGCAGCATCGAGGACCTCTGGGCGTTCAACGAACGCATCGTGGCGGACGCGGTGTACGACTGCTCGCTGCCCATCATCGCGGCCATCGGCCACGAGACCGATACGACCGTCGCCGAGTTGGTTGCTGACTTGCGCTGCGCCACGCCGACGCAAGCCGCGATGACGCTGGTGCCCGACCGTGCGGTGCTTGAGCAGCAGGTCGATCAACTGGCTCGGCGTATGAGCTTGGCGTTGCAACGCCGGGCCGAGGTCGCCCGCCACCGACTCGACGCCGCGGCCCGTCACCCGCTGTTCAGCCAACCCCAGCGGTTTGTTGACGACGCCCGCCAACGCGTCGACCGGCTTGGCGAACAACTCGCCGCCTCCCTACCCCGTCGGGTGGGCGACGAACGCAAGCGACTGGACGCGATGGCTCGGACGCTCGATGCGGTCTCGCCGACGAACGTGCTCAAGCGTGGGTACAGCTACACGCTGGTGGGCGGGAAGTTGTTGCGAAACGCCGATGACGCCGCGGCCGGGAGCGAGCTGACGACCGTATTGGCGGATGGAAAGGTGGTGTCGACGGTCAACGGCGAAACGCCAGCCCCCAAGCCCCGTAAACCACGCACGCCCCGGAAGGCCAAACCCCTGAAGGGCGAGGATGGCGAGCCGACATTGTTTGCGTGA
- a CDS encoding dipeptide epimerase, with translation MLQLTLHPVELPLRHAWTIAHGTRTVQRNLIVALHDPETGHTGYGEAPAIPYMGVTVEKMVAWFEGVRPTSTLNYITGIPEPGVVEDDWGLYGQDEPPFFPSGYADGFETQIKFAICAIDQAAHDLCAKNRDISTGELLHLDHQNSLLSNYTLGMDAPEVMVAKLREYPDFPSYKIKLGRPEADGGLEVDLAVLRRLREETHAVFRVDANTGWDAEQTIRASGPLRDLDVEFIEQPLPPDAPRSEHEAVYFGSDLPIMADESCQTESDVEKCAGLFHGINIKLSKCGGMTPARRMIAKARELDLKVMMGCMTETTVGISAVAQFLPLLDYVDMDGALLLAPGSDPADGVKLGTDGVAIFPEGAAAHGNGVTLNRELPTA, from the coding sequence ATGCTCCAACTCACCCTCCACCCCGTCGAACTCCCCCTGCGTCACGCCTGGACCATCGCCCACGGCACCCGCACCGTCCAACGCAACCTCATCGTCGCCCTGCACGACCCCGAAACCGGCCACACCGGCTACGGCGAAGCACCGGCGATTCCGTACATGGGGGTGACGGTTGAAAAGATGGTGGCATGGTTTGAAGGAGTACGACCAACATCTACTCTGAATTACATCACAGGCATACCTGAGCCAGGCGTTGTGGAAGACGATTGGGGGTTGTACGGCCAGGATGAACCACCTTTCTTTCCTTCTGGTTACGCAGACGGTTTTGAAACCCAGATTAAATTTGCGATATGCGCGATTGATCAAGCGGCTCATGATCTCTGTGCCAAGAACCGCGATATCTCAACTGGCGAGTTACTCCACCTTGACCATCAAAATTCGCTCCTCTCCAACTACACCCTCGGCATGGACGCCCCCGAGGTGATGGTCGCCAAGCTCCGCGAGTACCCCGACTTTCCGAGTTACAAGATCAAGCTCGGTCGGCCGGAGGCGGATGGTGGACTGGAGGTCGACCTGGCGGTGCTGCGTCGGCTGCGGGAGGAGACGCATGCGGTGTTCCGGGTGGATGCGAACACGGGGTGGGATGCGGAGCAAACGATCCGCGCGTCGGGCCCGCTGCGAGACCTGGACGTCGAGTTCATCGAGCAGCCGCTGCCGCCCGATGCGCCGCGGAGCGAGCACGAGGCGGTGTACTTCGGCAGCGACCTGCCGATCATGGCGGATGAGTCGTGTCAGACCGAGAGCGACGTCGAGAAGTGCGCGGGCCTCTTCCACGGCATCAACATCAAACTCAGCAAGTGCGGCGGCATGACGCCCGCCCGGCGGATGATTGCTAAGGCTCGTGAGCTCGACCTCAAGGTCATGATGGGCTGCATGACCGAGACGACCGTGGGCATCAGCGCGGTGGCCCAGTTCCTGCCGCTGCTCGACTACGTCGATATGGACGGGGCTCTGCTGCTCGCCCCCGGGAGCGACCCGGCCGACGGGGTGAAGCTCGGCACCGACGGCGTCGCGATCTTCCCCGAAGGCGCGGCTGCCCACGGCAACGGCGTCACGCTCAACCGCGAACTGCCCACGGCCTGA
- a CDS encoding DUF1611 domain-containing protein, giving the protein MPRRLAVLTEGQTNPLSAKTAVSLLRYRGDEVVALIDSEQAGSTAQALLGCGGDTPIVAGLEQLEQSGGWPEELIVGVAPPGGRLPGAMRSVILHAAARGIDVTAGLHQFLADDPGIVAAAERGGATLWDVRKNDERVVADRKDLRAECLKIHTVGQDCSCGKMVASVEVALGLQRAGQDAKFVATGQTGILVAPGINEAIEMTDEERNDPTAGGSPIDCVVADFINGASERLIKRNQHHDILVIEGQATLVHPSYSSVTYGLLHGTLPDGLILCYEADRPHMHGRPHLPLTPLATIKPLYEHVANLEKPCKFIGVALNSRRLPDDAAVEAERQRVEDELGLPVCDVYREGPGRLVDAVLALKAELGKGS; this is encoded by the coding sequence TTGCCCCGCCGTCTCGCCGTCCTCACCGAGGGACAGACCAACCCGTTGTCCGCCAAGACCGCCGTAAGCCTGCTGCGCTACCGCGGGGACGAGGTGGTGGCGTTGATCGACAGCGAGCAAGCGGGGAGTACGGCCCAGGCTCTACTGGGTTGTGGTGGCGACACGCCGATCGTGGCGGGGTTGGAACAACTGGAACAGAGTGGTGGGTGGCCTGAGGAGTTGATCGTCGGCGTCGCCCCGCCCGGCGGCCGGCTGCCCGGGGCGATGCGGAGCGTGATCCTGCATGCCGCGGCCCGGGGCATCGATGTCACGGCCGGGCTGCACCAGTTCCTGGCCGATGACCCGGGCATCGTGGCGGCGGCCGAGCGGGGCGGGGCGACGCTGTGGGATGTGCGGAAGAACGACGAGCGGGTGGTGGCGGACCGCAAAGACCTGCGGGCCGAGTGTTTGAAGATCCACACGGTTGGGCAGGACTGTTCGTGTGGCAAGATGGTCGCGTCGGTGGAGGTGGCGTTGGGGCTGCAGCGGGCCGGGCAGGACGCCAAGTTCGTCGCCACCGGGCAGACGGGCATCCTGGTCGCCCCCGGGATCAACGAAGCGATCGAGATGACCGACGAGGAACGAAACGATCCGACGGCGGGTGGCAGCCCGATCGACTGCGTCGTCGCCGACTTCATCAACGGTGCCTCCGAGCGCCTCATCAAACGCAACCAGCACCACGACATCCTCGTCATCGAAGGCCAGGCCACGCTCGTCCACCCCAGCTACTCCAGCGTGACCTATGGCCTGCTCCACGGCACCCTGCCGGACGGCCTGATCCTCTGCTACGAGGCCGACCGCCCCCACATGCACGGCCGACCCCACCTCCCGCTCACGCCCCTCGCCACGATCAAACCACTCTACGAACACGTCGCTAACCTCGAAAAGCCGTGCAAGTTCATCGGCGTCGCGCTCAACAGCCGACGGTTACCCGATGACGCAGCCGTGGAAGCCGAACGCCAGCGCGTTGAAGACGAATTGGGTTTGCCCGTGTGCGATGTCTACCGCGAAGGCCCGGGGCGGTTGGTGGACGCGGTGCTGGCGTTGAAGGCTGAACTTGGGAAAGGCAGTTAG
- the gap gene encoding type I glyceraldehyde-3-phosphate dehydrogenase, whose translation MALKIGINGFGRIGRLVFRAAQATEGVEVVAINDLFDNDALAYLLKYDSVHGRFDGEVSSDDENLYVNGKTIRSTAERDPANLKWDAVGVDYVVDSTGFFTDYDGCVKHIAAGAKRAVISAPTKSPDQVPTIVMGVNHESLDASAKVVSNASCTTNCLAPIAKVINDEFGIAKGLMTTVHAITATQPTQDGPSKKDWRGGRAAGVNCIPASTGAAKAVGLALPELKGKLTGMAFRMPTIDVSVVDLTVVTEKETSYQAISDAMKAAAEGPMKGYLAWTDDQVVSTDFIHDPHSSTFDHGAGIELDSTFFKVVSWYDNEWGYSNRVIDLMKYMATQDGIS comes from the coding sequence ATGGCGCTCAAAATCGGTATCAACGGATTCGGACGCATCGGCCGCCTCGTCTTCCGCGCCGCCCAGGCCACCGAAGGCGTCGAAGTCGTCGCCATCAACGACCTGTTCGACAACGACGCCCTGGCCTACCTGCTGAAGTACGACTCGGTCCACGGCCGATTCGACGGCGAAGTGTCGTCCGACGACGAGAACCTCTACGTCAACGGCAAGACCATCCGCTCCACCGCCGAGCGCGACCCCGCCAACCTCAAGTGGGACGCGGTCGGCGTCGACTACGTCGTCGACTCCACCGGCTTCTTCACCGACTACGACGGCTGCGTTAAGCACATCGCCGCCGGTGCCAAGCGTGCCGTGATCTCGGCCCCCACCAAGAGCCCCGACCAGGTGCCCACCATCGTCATGGGCGTCAACCACGAGTCGCTCGACGCCTCCGCCAAGGTCGTCTCCAACGCGTCCTGCACCACCAACTGCCTCGCCCCGATCGCCAAGGTCATCAACGATGAGTTCGGCATCGCCAAGGGCCTGATGACCACCGTCCACGCCATCACCGCCACCCAGCCCACCCAAGACGGTCCTTCCAAGAAGGACTGGCGCGGCGGCCGTGCCGCGGGCGTGAACTGCATCCCCGCCTCGACCGGCGCCGCCAAGGCCGTGGGCCTGGCCCTGCCCGAGCTCAAGGGCAAGCTCACCGGCATGGCGTTCCGTATGCCGACCATCGACGTCTCGGTCGTCGACCTCACCGTCGTCACCGAAAAAGAGACCAGCTACCAAGCCATCTCCGACGCCATGAAGGCCGCGGCTGAAGGCCCCATGAAGGGCTACCTCGCCTGGACCGACGACCAGGTCGTCTCCACCGACTTCATCCACGACCCCCACTCCTCGACCTTCGACCACGGCGCGGGCATCGAGCTCGACTCGACCTTCTTCAAGGTCGTCTCCTGGTACGACAACGAATGGGGCTACTCCAACCGCGTCATCGACCTGATGAAGTACATGGCCACCCAAGACGGCATCAGCTAA
- a CDS encoding uracil-DNA glycosylase family protein has product MARPTKTAQALIDAARELSDACDRLSFSDPVTHVYNPLAYARPMHEQYLSRFGRSRKRILMLGMNPGPWGMAQTGVPFGEVAAVRDWMKITQQLDNPPTPDTGQHPKRPVEGLACSRSEVSGRRVWELMQRRYGQPEAFFKEHFITNYCPLVFMEQGGKNRTPDKLPASEREPLEAVCNAHLQQIVEILKPACIVGIGKFAEQKARTVLGETDAMKITTILHPSPASPLANRGWAERATQQMIEAGLWSA; this is encoded by the coding sequence ATGGCCCGCCCCACGAAAACCGCCCAAGCCCTGATCGACGCCGCCCGCGAATTGTCCGATGCGTGCGACCGCCTGTCGTTTTCCGACCCGGTCACCCACGTCTACAACCCGCTCGCCTATGCCCGGCCAATGCACGAGCAGTACCTCTCGCGCTTCGGCCGATCACGCAAACGCATCCTCATGCTCGGCATGAACCCCGGGCCCTGGGGCATGGCCCAGACCGGCGTGCCCTTCGGCGAGGTCGCCGCCGTCCGCGACTGGATGAAGATCACCCAACAGCTCGACAACCCGCCCACCCCCGACACCGGCCAACACCCCAAGCGCCCCGTCGAAGGGTTGGCGTGTTCACGTTCCGAAGTCTCCGGCCGCCGCGTCTGGGAACTCATGCAGCGGCGCTACGGCCAACCCGAAGCATTCTTCAAAGAACACTTCATCACCAACTACTGCCCGCTCGTGTTCATGGAGCAAGGCGGCAAGAACCGCACCCCCGACAAGCTGCCCGCCAGCGAACGCGAGCCGCTCGAAGCCGTGTGCAACGCGCACCTCCAGCAGATCGTCGAGATACTCAAGCCCGCCTGCATCGTGGGCATCGGCAAGTTCGCCGAGCAAAAAGCCCGGACGGTACTCGGCGAAACCGATGCGATGAAGATCACCACGATCCTCCACCCCAGCCCCGCCAGCCCCCTGGCCAACCGCGGCTGGGCCGAACGCGCCACCCAGCAAATGATCGAAGCCGGTCTTTGGTCCGCCTAG
- a CDS encoding S1 family peptidase, which translates to MDNRVDLFCILFSFVFLLLTVTSGSTVAGIVRHDTSDQYYRELAEQYPSVGRIWSGAEDGGSGQYSSGTLIGSRWVLTAAHTIVGSRNHFLIDGVIYDADRVVIHPDWSGSVFRGNDLALVHLDRPVVGVNPAVIDVSAQVLGEVTTFVGFGRTGHGLSGPTSNFGQKIAGHNTLDEVGSDFWFLLDDSLLMADFDYPYPLELALPANSAFGDTAIPTILAGDRRINRMGAADPLALEMLPTIGDSGGGVFAEINGDSVLIGTISMNLAWDGSNNSSYTDMVGVVRLSHAGDWITSYIPEPGAFSVLFLSGAIALARRPRSGI; encoded by the coding sequence ATGGATAATAGAGTTGACCTTTTCTGTATTTTGTTCTCATTTGTGTTTCTTCTTTTGACCGTTACGAGTGGGTCAACAGTTGCAGGCATTGTTCGCCACGACACATCTGATCAGTATTATCGTGAGCTCGCGGAGCAATACCCTTCGGTCGGACGCATCTGGTCGGGCGCTGAAGATGGGGGCTCAGGGCAATACAGTTCAGGCACCCTGATTGGCAGCCGATGGGTACTGACCGCCGCTCATACAATTGTTGGCTCGCGGAACCACTTTCTGATCGATGGTGTGATCTACGACGCCGACCGCGTAGTGATCCATCCAGACTGGAGCGGAAGTGTGTTCCGTGGCAATGACCTGGCGCTGGTGCATCTCGACCGTCCTGTGGTTGGTGTGAATCCTGCGGTCATTGATGTTTCGGCTCAAGTCTTGGGTGAAGTCACGACTTTTGTTGGTTTCGGCCGCACAGGTCATGGCTTGTCGGGACCGACTAGCAATTTTGGCCAGAAGATTGCGGGGCATAACACCCTCGATGAAGTAGGTTCGGATTTCTGGTTCTTGCTAGACGACAGTCTCTTGATGGCTGATTTTGATTACCCATATCCGCTTGAACTGGCCTTGCCTGCAAACTCCGCGTTCGGCGATACCGCTATTCCAACGATCTTGGCTGGCGATCGGAGAATCAACCGCATGGGCGCGGCTGATCCGTTGGCGCTAGAGATGCTTCCTACGATCGGTGATAGCGGAGGCGGTGTTTTTGCCGAAATTAACGGTGACTCGGTATTGATCGGAACGATTAGTATGAACCTCGCATGGGATGGAAGTAACAACTCAAGCTACACAGATATGGTTGGCGTCGTGCGACTGTCACATGCTGGGGATTGGATTACCAGTTACATTCCGGAGCCAGGTGCTTTCTCTGTACTCTTTCTATCAGGTGCTATAGCCCTGGCCCGTCGACCCCGATCAGGTATATAG